The proteins below come from a single Rhizobium sp. BT04 genomic window:
- the tam gene encoding trans-aconitate 2-methyltransferase encodes MAWSASQYAKFEDERTRPARDLLAQVPLQSIGRAVDLGCGPGNSTELIIERYGAEGVSGLDSDTNMLAAARKRLPGTDFVEADLGSWRPAEPADLLFANAVFQWLPDHLDIFDRLMDGLSEGGVLAVQMPDNLGEPSHLAMEETAHAGPWRTAFEGKSVRRKGLPAPSAYYSRLIAKAARVDIWHTIYNHPMADAAAIVEWVKGTGLMPYLAQAGEEHREAFLADYLKQVEKAYPKMSDGRVLLRFPRIFMVVVKG; translated from the coding sequence ATGGCCTGGTCTGCCAGCCAATATGCGAAATTCGAGGATGAACGCACACGACCGGCACGTGACCTTCTGGCGCAAGTGCCGCTGCAAAGCATCGGCCGCGCCGTCGACCTCGGCTGCGGGCCGGGCAATTCGACCGAACTCATCATCGAGCGTTATGGGGCCGAAGGCGTCTCCGGCCTCGACAGCGACACGAACATGCTGGCGGCGGCGCGCAAACGGCTTCCGGGCACCGATTTCGTCGAGGCCGATCTTGGCAGCTGGCGACCAGCTGAACCAGCCGACCTGCTCTTTGCCAATGCCGTCTTCCAATGGCTGCCCGACCATCTCGATATTTTCGACCGGCTGATGGACGGGCTGTCCGAAGGTGGCGTACTTGCCGTGCAGATGCCCGACAATCTAGGCGAACCCTCGCATCTGGCGATGGAGGAGACCGCCCATGCCGGTCCGTGGAGGACTGCTTTCGAAGGAAAGAGCGTGCGCCGCAAGGGGCTGCCTGCGCCATCCGCCTATTACTCCAGGCTGATCGCCAAAGCCGCGCGCGTCGATATCTGGCATACCATCTACAATCACCCGATGGCGGATGCTGCCGCGATCGTCGAATGGGTGAAGGGAACCGGGCTGATGCCTTATCTCGCCCAGGCCGGCGAAGAGCATCGCGAGGCGTTTCTGGCGGATTACCTCAAGCAGGTGGAAAAAGCCTATCCCAAGATGTCGGACGGGCGGGTGCTGCTCAGGTTTCCGAGGATTTTCATGGTGGTGGTGAAGGGTTGA
- a CDS encoding NUDIX hydrolase, translated as MTVWRPSQQIRVKVIGLAWREDRLLAAEVEDDSGRIKGVRPLGGAIEFGESREKALHREFREELETAIRIVGPWHLLENIFEHHGATGHEFIFAADIELADASLYERDEIRYSELDETAATARWFGRDMLRDAGIDLYPTGLENLLLRWRD; from the coding sequence ATGACCGTCTGGCGCCCGTCGCAGCAGATCAGGGTAAAGGTGATCGGCCTTGCCTGGCGCGAGGATCGGCTGCTGGCTGCGGAAGTGGAGGATGACAGTGGCCGCATTAAGGGTGTTCGCCCGCTCGGCGGCGCAATTGAGTTCGGCGAGAGCCGCGAGAAGGCCCTGCACCGCGAATTCAGGGAGGAACTCGAGACCGCCATCCGTATCGTCGGCCCCTGGCATCTGCTCGAAAACATCTTCGAGCATCATGGCGCGACCGGCCACGAATTCATCTTCGCCGCCGACATTGAACTGGCCGACGCATCGCTCTATGAGCGCGACGAAATCCGCTATTCCGAGCTCGACGAGACGGCGGCGACGGCGCGTTGGTTCGGCCGCGATATGCTGCGTGACGCCGGCATCGACCTTTATCCGACAGGTCTCGAGAACCTGCTGCTGCGCTGGCGCGACTGA
- the zwf gene encoding glucose-6-phosphate dehydrogenase — protein sequence MDAAPTPPVTLVIFGATGDLTRRLLVPAIINLTRSRLVGDDLHILGIGIEPGDDEFLRGRLDQFLNHLSGEEPTVKDGAWESLRRRISYTSGDFTKDDIFVEIGKRLGPNANAAFYLAVPPSFFGTIVEKLAAHGLTDEKEGVFRRVAIEKPFGTDLASAQALNAQILAQIGESQVYRLDHFLGKETVQNLMTARFANMMIESLWNSRYIDHVQITAAEIVDVGSRGKFYDATGALRDMVPNHLFQLLAMIAMEPPNSFDAEAIRNEKSKVLKALRIYTPEEAKTHGVRGAYGAGPLNGAELPAYRDTKDVSPDSRTETYVALKLYADTWRWAGVPFYVRTGKALTARDTEIVITFQPVPFAQFRETEVTRRLPPNRLVIQVQPDEGLSMEISIKSPGLSVDTVPVSLDFRYADKFDIGKTTGYESLLYDLFIGDQTLFQRADGIEAGWAAVQPFLDIWAGDESVPDSYAPGSMGPGCADVLIERDGRRWHELGVLLHKNGK from the coding sequence ATGGACGCTGCCCCAACACCGCCGGTCACCCTCGTCATCTTCGGCGCCACGGGCGACCTGACGCGCCGCCTGCTGGTGCCGGCGATCATCAACCTGACGCGGAGCCGCCTCGTCGGCGACGATCTCCACATTCTCGGCATAGGCATCGAGCCGGGTGACGACGAATTCCTGCGCGGGCGGCTCGACCAATTCCTCAACCATCTGAGCGGCGAAGAGCCGACCGTGAAGGACGGAGCCTGGGAAAGCCTGCGCCGGCGCATTTCCTATACATCAGGCGATTTCACCAAGGACGATATTTTCGTCGAGATCGGCAAGCGGCTGGGGCCGAATGCCAATGCCGCCTTCTATCTCGCGGTGCCGCCATCCTTCTTCGGCACGATCGTCGAGAAGCTCGCCGCCCATGGCCTGACCGATGAAAAGGAGGGGGTCTTCCGCCGCGTCGCCATTGAGAAGCCGTTCGGCACCGATCTCGCCTCGGCGCAGGCGCTGAATGCGCAAATCCTCGCCCAGATCGGGGAAAGCCAGGTTTACCGGCTCGACCATTTCCTCGGCAAGGAGACGGTGCAGAACCTGATGACGGCGCGCTTCGCCAATATGATGATCGAATCCTTGTGGAACAGCCGCTATATCGACCATGTGCAGATCACCGCCGCCGAGATCGTCGATGTCGGCAGCCGCGGCAAATTCTACGATGCAACAGGCGCGCTGCGCGACATGGTGCCGAACCACCTCTTCCAGCTGCTGGCGATGATCGCCATGGAACCGCCGAACAGTTTCGACGCCGAGGCGATCCGCAACGAAAAGAGCAAGGTGCTGAAGGCGCTGCGCATCTATACGCCCGAGGAGGCAAAGACGCATGGCGTGCGCGGCGCCTATGGCGCCGGCCCGCTCAACGGCGCCGAGCTTCCGGCCTATCGCGACACCAAGGACGTCTCGCCCGACAGCAGGACCGAGACCTATGTGGCGCTGAAGCTCTACGCCGACACGTGGCGCTGGGCGGGCGTGCCCTTCTATGTCAGAACCGGCAAGGCGCTGACGGCGCGCGATACCGAAATCGTCATCACCTTCCAGCCGGTGCCCTTCGCGCAATTTCGCGAGACGGAAGTCACTCGCCGCCTGCCGCCGAACCGGCTGGTGATCCAGGTGCAGCCGGACGAGGGCTTGAGCATGGAAATCTCGATCAAGTCGCCGGGGCTTTCGGTCGATACCGTGCCGGTCTCCCTCGACTTCCGCTATGCCGACAAGTTCGATATCGGCAAGACGACCGGCTATGAATCCCTGCTCTACGATCTCTTCATCGGCGACCAGACGCTGTTCCAGCGCGCCGACGGCATCGAGGCCGGCTGGGCGGCGGTGCAGCCCTTCCTCGATATCTGGGCTGGGGATGAAAGCGTGCCTGACAGCTACGCGCCGGGCAGCATGGGACCGGGCTGCGCTGACGTGCTCATCGAGCGCGACGGGCGGCGGTGGCATGAACTCGGCGTTTTGCTGCACAAGAACGGCAAATAG
- a CDS encoding helicase HerA-like C-terminal domain-containing protein, which yields MIEEGKIFIGASRNPDDSINKPEYLDLKFGNRHGLVTGATGTGKTVTLQVLAEGFSRAGVPVFAADIKGDLSGIAAKGEPKDFLTKRAEQIGFSDYEFDQFPVIFWDLFGEKGHRVRTTIAEMGPLLLARLMDASEPQEGVINIAFKIADQAGLPLLDLKDFSSLLNYMGENASQLSNQYGLISKASVGSIQRALLVLEQQGAEHFFGEPALKITDIMRTSNNGYGQISVLAADKLMMNPRLYATFLLWLLSELFEELPEVGDPEKPKLVFFFDEAHLLFNDAPKVLTERVEQVVRLIRSKGVGVYFVTQNPLDVPETVLAQLGNRAQHALRAYSPREQKAVRTAADTFRANPAFDCATVITNLGTGEALVSTLEAKGAPSIVERTLIRPPSGRVGPVTDAERQQIMDRSPVLGVYDEDVDRESAFEMLAARAKKAADAEAAKRAQEAPQQQGGTTSGWSLPGFGGGNDDNQGRGQSRGRASGYQRETVVEAAMKSVARTVATQVGRALVRGILGSLKR from the coding sequence ATGATCGAGGAAGGCAAGATTTTCATCGGCGCGAGCCGCAATCCCGATGACAGCATCAACAAGCCGGAATATCTCGACCTGAAGTTCGGCAACCGCCACGGCCTCGTCACCGGCGCTACCGGCACCGGCAAGACGGTGACGCTGCAGGTACTGGCCGAAGGCTTCTCCAGGGCAGGCGTTCCGGTCTTTGCCGCCGACATCAAGGGCGATCTTTCCGGCATCGCCGCGAAGGGCGAACCCAAGGATTTCCTCACCAAGCGCGCCGAGCAGATCGGCTTCAGCGACTACGAATTCGACCAGTTTCCAGTGATCTTCTGGGATCTGTTCGGCGAGAAGGGCCACCGGGTGCGCACCACCATCGCCGAGATGGGACCGCTGCTGCTCGCCCGGCTGATGGATGCCTCCGAACCGCAGGAAGGCGTCATCAACATCGCCTTCAAGATCGCCGACCAGGCCGGGCTGCCGTTGCTCGACCTCAAGGATTTCAGCTCGCTGCTAAACTATATGGGCGAGAACGCCAGCCAACTTTCCAACCAATACGGGCTGATCTCCAAGGCCTCGGTCGGCTCGATCCAGCGGGCGCTGCTGGTTCTCGAACAGCAAGGTGCCGAGCACTTCTTCGGCGAACCGGCGCTGAAGATCACCGACATCATGCGCACAAGCAATAATGGCTACGGCCAGATCTCGGTGCTGGCCGCCGACAAGCTGATGATGAACCCTCGGCTTTACGCCACTTTCCTGCTCTGGCTGCTCTCGGAACTCTTCGAGGAACTGCCCGAGGTGGGCGATCCCGAAAAGCCGAAGCTCGTTTTCTTCTTCGACGAGGCGCATCTGCTCTTCAACGACGCGCCGAAAGTGCTGACCGAGCGCGTCGAGCAGGTGGTGCGGCTGATCCGCTCCAAGGGCGTCGGCGTCTATTTCGTGACCCAGAACCCGCTCGACGTGCCGGAAACGGTGCTCGCCCAGCTCGGCAACCGGGCACAGCATGCGCTGCGCGCCTATTCGCCGCGCGAACAGAAGGCGGTGAGGACGGCGGCCGATACATTCCGTGCGAATCCGGCCTTCGATTGCGCCACCGTCATCACCAATCTCGGCACCGGAGAGGCGCTGGTCTCGACGCTTGAGGCCAAGGGCGCGCCGTCGATCGTCGAGCGCACGCTGATCCGCCCGCCATCCGGCCGCGTCGGCCCGGTGACCGATGCCGAGCGCCAGCAGATCATGGACAGGAGCCCGGTTCTCGGCGTCTATGACGAGGATGTCGACCGCGAATCCGCCTTCGAGATGCTGGCGGCGCGGGCGAAGAAGGCAGCGGATGCCGAGGCCGCCAAGCGAGCGCAGGAAGCACCACAGCAACAGGGTGGCACGACCTCCGGCTGGTCCCTGCCGGGCTTCGGCGGCGGCAATGACGACAATCAGGGCCGCGGCCAATCACGCGGCCGGGCTTCCGGCTACCAGCGCGAGACGGTGGTGGAAGCGGCGATGAAGAGCGTGGCGCGGACCGTGGCGACGCAGGTCGGCCGGGCGCTGGTGCGCGGGATATTGGGGAGTTTAAAGCGGTAG
- a CDS encoding hemolysin family protein translates to MFLEIGIVAFLTILNGVLAMSELAVVSSRPARLKVLSDNGSKGAAQAIKLAEHPGRFLSTVQIGITLVGVLSGAFSGATLGGRLSGWLEAQGLSSTAADAVGVGSVVVAITYLSLIIGELVPKQIALREPEAVAAKVAPAMAVLSKIALPLVWLLNASGNLVLKLLGQAGKGGDNVSDEEIKTVLAEAQSAGVIESEESAMISGVMRLADRTARALMTPRRDVEIIDIDDSLDEIRTQLHRTKRSRLPVRKGSSDEVIGILPVKDFYDSMSEHGSADIKALTQDVPVVSDLSTAINVIEAIRKSPVHMVLVFDEYGHFEGIVSSGDILEAIMGALQEGPVDEQAIARRDDGSYLVSGWTPIDEFAEFLNLKLDDDLEYQTVAGLVLEELKHLPELGESFTRDGWRFEVVDLDGRRVDKILVSAA, encoded by the coding sequence GTGTTTCTGGAAATTGGAATTGTGGCGTTTCTCACCATCCTGAATGGTGTGCTCGCCATGTCGGAACTGGCCGTTGTGTCTTCTCGGCCAGCCCGCCTGAAGGTTCTCTCCGACAATGGCAGCAAAGGCGCAGCGCAAGCAATCAAACTTGCCGAACACCCCGGTCGCTTTCTCTCCACGGTGCAGATCGGCATCACGCTGGTCGGTGTTCTCTCCGGCGCTTTTTCGGGGGCGACACTCGGGGGCCGCCTGAGCGGATGGCTGGAAGCCCAGGGATTGTCGTCGACGGCCGCCGATGCCGTTGGCGTCGGCTCGGTCGTCGTGGCAATCACCTATCTTTCGTTGATCATCGGCGAACTTGTTCCCAAGCAGATCGCATTGCGAGAACCCGAAGCGGTTGCGGCGAAGGTGGCGCCGGCTATGGCGGTGCTTTCAAAAATTGCGCTGCCCCTCGTCTGGCTTCTGAACGCTTCCGGAAATCTCGTCCTCAAGCTCTTGGGCCAAGCGGGAAAAGGTGGAGACAATGTCTCTGACGAAGAGATCAAGACCGTTCTGGCCGAGGCGCAGTCGGCTGGCGTTATCGAAAGCGAAGAGTCCGCGATGATATCAGGTGTGATGCGGCTGGCGGACCGCACTGCCCGCGCGCTGATGACACCCAGACGAGACGTCGAAATTATTGATATTGACGACAGCCTTGATGAAATCCGCACCCAGTTGCACAGGACGAAGCGGTCGCGGCTGCCCGTTCGCAAAGGCAGTTCGGACGAGGTGATCGGTATCCTTCCGGTCAAGGACTTTTACGATTCGATGTCCGAACACGGCAGTGCCGACATCAAGGCTCTGACGCAGGACGTTCCGGTGGTTTCAGACCTTTCAACGGCGATCAATGTGATTGAAGCCATCCGGAAATCGCCGGTTCACATGGTGCTGGTTTTCGACGAATACGGCCATTTCGAGGGGATTGTTTCGTCGGGCGACATTTTGGAAGCGATCATGGGGGCTCTGCAGGAGGGACCTGTCGACGAACAGGCCATCGCTCGCCGAGACGACGGTTCGTACCTGGTGTCCGGCTGGACGCCGATCGACGAATTCGCCGAATTCTTGAATCTCAAGCTCGATGACGATCTCGAATATCAGACTGTGGCCGGCCTGGTGTTGGAAGAGTTGAAACATCTGCCGGAACTGGGTGAGAGCTTCACGAGAGACGGATGGCGCTTCGAAGTCGTCGATCTCGACGGGAGGCGCGTGGACAAAATACTCGTGTCTGCGGCGTGA
- a CDS encoding ABC-F family ATP-binding cassette domain-containing protein translates to MPASITLSHLSWSAPDGRSLFSNLDLSFGAERTGLVGRNGVGKTTLLKLISGEVRPLSGTISVNGSLGILHQSVQVAPEETVADLFGATGGLAVLRRAEAGDATADELASADWMLEARIALALNRTGLDVPPDTPLAALSGGQRTRAGLAALIFAEPDFLLLDEPTNNLDREGREAVIALIGSWQAGAIIISHDRELLESVDAIVELTSLGATRYGGNWSHYRERRALALAAAQHDLADAEKRMAEVARSAQATVERQAHRDRAGRKMAAKGGIPRIMLGGMKERSETTGGDNARLAERRQAQALEDATAARKKIEILQPLSVTLPATGLPANKIVLKMDAVISGYQPDDPVISDFSFDITGPERIAVTGRNGSGKTTLLALVTGDLEPWSGMVKIMTAFSMLDQKVSILDPSESIRDNFRRINPQADENTCRAALARFMFRADAALQTVSTLSGGQLLRAGLACVLGFAPPPLLILDEPTNHLDIDSIAAVEAGLLAYDGALLVVSHDETFLENIGITRRLELPSGAV, encoded by the coding sequence ATGCCTGCATCCATCACTCTCTCGCATCTTTCGTGGTCCGCGCCTGACGGGCGGTCGCTTTTTTCCAATCTTGACCTGAGCTTCGGGGCGGAGCGGACCGGCCTCGTCGGTCGCAACGGCGTCGGCAAGACGACGTTGCTCAAGCTCATATCTGGTGAGGTTCGTCCTCTTTCGGGGACGATATCCGTCAACGGCAGCCTCGGCATCTTGCACCAGAGCGTTCAGGTGGCGCCCGAGGAAACGGTCGCCGATCTCTTCGGCGCAACCGGGGGACTTGCCGTTCTTCGCCGTGCCGAAGCCGGCGACGCGACTGCCGACGAGCTTGCATCCGCGGACTGGATGCTGGAGGCCCGCATTGCCTTGGCGCTCAATCGGACCGGGCTCGACGTGCCGCCGGACACACCACTTGCCGCACTCTCCGGCGGGCAGCGCACGCGTGCCGGGCTTGCCGCTCTGATCTTTGCGGAACCGGATTTCCTGCTGCTCGACGAACCGACCAACAATCTCGATCGTGAGGGCCGCGAAGCCGTGATTGCGCTGATCGGGAGCTGGCAGGCAGGTGCGATCATCATCAGCCATGATAGGGAATTGCTCGAAAGCGTGGATGCGATCGTGGAGCTGACATCGCTCGGCGCGACGCGCTACGGCGGCAACTGGAGCCATTATCGCGAGCGCAGGGCACTGGCGCTCGCCGCCGCGCAGCACGATCTCGCCGATGCGGAAAAGCGCATGGCCGAGGTTGCGAGGAGCGCTCAGGCGACGGTGGAGCGGCAGGCGCACAGGGACCGTGCGGGACGAAAGATGGCCGCCAAGGGCGGCATCCCGCGCATCATGCTCGGCGGAATGAAGGAACGGAGCGAAACGACGGGCGGCGACAATGCCCGTCTCGCCGAGCGCCGGCAGGCTCAGGCACTGGAAGATGCAACAGCAGCGCGCAAAAAAATCGAGATCCTCCAGCCGCTGTCAGTAACTTTGCCGGCGACCGGGCTGCCAGCGAACAAGATCGTGCTGAAGATGGATGCGGTGATATCGGGCTATCAGCCTGACGATCCTGTCATCAGCGATTTCTCCTTCGACATAACCGGACCGGAGCGTATTGCCGTCACCGGTCGAAACGGCTCGGGCAAGACGACGTTGCTGGCGCTTGTCACCGGTGATCTCGAACCCTGGAGTGGAATGGTCAAAATCATGACCGCTTTCTCGATGCTCGACCAGAAGGTGAGCATCCTCGATCCGTCAGAGTCGATCCGCGACAATTTCCGCCGGATCAATCCGCAGGCTGATGAAAACACCTGCCGGGCGGCTCTTGCCCGCTTCATGTTCAGGGCTGATGCGGCACTACAAACCGTATCGACGCTGAGCGGCGGGCAGTTGCTGCGCGCCGGCCTCGCCTGCGTTCTGGGGTTTGCACCGCCGCCGCTGCTGATCCTCGACGAACCGACCAATCATCTCGACATCGACTCGATCGCTGCAGTCGAGGCCGGACTGCTGGCTTACGATGGCGCACTGCTCGTCGTCAGCCATGACGAGACGTTCCTTGAGAATATCGGGATCACACGGCGGCTGGAGCTGCCTTCCGGCGCTGTCTGA